GATTAACACCAGATGCTTTGCTGTTGATAAGCGAGCTGTTGGTCGCTAAAGATGACGGCTCAAAAGAGGTCTGTAGTAGAGAAGTTGGGTGGTTTTGTTTACGTGCTAACTCATTGAGTACACTGTCGATATCGCTTGGGGCTTTAACGCTTATAGTTTGCTTAGAATCCGTAGCGTGAGCTAAAGTAGATGCTCCAACCATGCATGCTAGCGCACATAACGCTGATGAGAATGTCTTCATAATTGCCTCGTAAGCATTTATCTAATGTAATAGAACTCAAAAGATTATGCATTTACTATTAAAATATATCTTAAATCAAAACTTAATAGGATGAACTGAAAATATCAGTACATTAAGTCGATTTATATAAAGGGGGATGATTAATCGCTGACTAATAACAAGCGCTTTAATCAATTCTGTTTAGTACCATGACTGTTAAAAATCATGTTGCTAAAGATACACAACAAGTGTCACAAATAGATTTGTCTGTGTTGTGGTTTTGTAACTTAACATTAATCGCAGGTATTTAGCAAGTGACCGACGCGTTTAATTCTAAATTATTTCCGAATTTTGCAAATAATAGCACAAATTGGCATAGGTCAAACTAATACTTAAGGCGTAGGCTGCACACATAAAACGTTAAATTAAAGTTAATTTAGTGGCAGCCTACAGCCGAGGACCTAATAAAAGCTACTCAATATAAGCCACTTAATATTAAGCTAATTGCTTGATATTAAATTATTGAGAGTAGATTAGTCATAGACGACTTCAACAATTTCAAACTCTACAACGCCACTTGGGGTCTGAATACGGGCTTCGTCGCCTTCTTCTTTACCAATTAGGCCACGAGCGATAGGCGAGTTGACAGAGATTTTGTTGTTTTTAAAGTCTGCTTCGTCGTCACCAACGATTTGATAGCGTTTCTCTTCTTCTGTCTCTAAGTTCTCGATAACAACAGTAACGCCAAACACCACACGACCTTCGCGAGGCAGTGTTGTTGGGTCAATCACCTGGGCACCAGAAAGTTTGGCTTCGATATCACGAATACGTGCTTCACAAAAACCTTGTTGTTCACGGGCAGCATGATATTCTGCATTTTCTTTTAAGTCGCCGTGTTCACGGGCTTCAGCAATCGCCGCAGTGATACGTGGACGATCAACAGTCTTTAACTCTTTTAACTCAGCTTCAAGTGCTGCATGCCCTTGTGGCGTCATAGGATAACGTTGCATATCATCTTCCTTATATAGATAAAACGAATAAACCAATAAATGACCAATCAATAAGCTAATAAATCAGCTAAGTGAATAAATAAAAAAACACCACAGCGCCTATTATTATAGGCACTGTGCGTCTCATACATTAATAGTGTGCTTAAACGATCTGTTAGAAATGGCTCGAGTACAGCCAATAATCGCTGACGCCGCTCCTAACAAAAATTGCTAACCGAAATTGTCGATTAGCAATTAAAAAACGATTAAGATTTGAGCAAATAAATTATTTAATTAGCCGTTATTTAGCAGTAGCGGCTTGCTCGTGCAAGGTTTGCAACTTGTATACATCAAATGGCAAATCAATGGCGTAAGACTTACATACTGCATCAGCTGCGCCTAAGGTTGTCACGTAGAACACCTTGCTTTGTAGAGCGTTGCGGCGGATAGAGAATGAGTCCTCTTGCGCTTGTTTGCCTTCAGTAGTATTTATAATAAGGTCAATCTCACCATTTTTCAAGGCATCAACCACGTGTGGACGGCCTTCAGTTACCTTATTGACGCGCTGACACTCGATACCTTGCTCATTTAAGAAGGCTTGTGTGCCTGATGTAGCAATCAATTTGAAGCCATAATCGATAAGCTGCTTAGCGATAGGGGCAAGGCTTGGCTTATCACTGTCACGTACTGAAATAAAGACAGTTTTGACCTCATCACCTTTAGGTAATCCTGGTAGACGCTCATTGGTACCGATAATACCTTTATAGAAGGCTTCACCAAAGGTTTTGCCAACACCCATAACTTCACCGGTTGATTTCATCTCTGGGCTTAAGATTGGATCAACACCTGGGAACTTAGCAAATGGGAATACTGACTCTTTCACCGCAAAGAATGCAGGCTTAATTTCTTGAGTAAACTGCTGCTCTTCTAGTGATTTACCAGCCATGCTGCGTGCTGCAACCTGTGCTAAAGAAGTACCAATACACTTAGAAACAAAAGGTACGGTACGTGCTGCACGAGGGTTCACTTCAAGAATGTAAACCGTGCCGTCTTTTACCGCAAACTGTACGTTCATCAGACCAACAACGCCAAGCTCTTTGGCCATCGCAATAGTTTGCTCACGCATCTCATCGCAAATCTCTTCAGATAGCGAGTAAGGAGGCAATGAACAGGCTGAGTCACCTGAGTGAACACCGGCTTGCTCAATGTGCTGCATGATACCGCCGATTACCACTTGCTTGCCATCACTCACACAGTCGACATCCACTTCGATGGCGTCATCTAAGAAGCGGTCAAGCAATACAGGTGCTTCGTTAGAGGCCTGTACCGCAGTGCGTAAGTAGTGCTTCAGCTCGTCTTCGTTATAAACGATTTCCATCGCACGGCCACCTAGAACGTATGATGGGCGTACAACCAGTGGGTAACCTACATCTTGGGCTTTGACCAGACCATCTTCCATGCTGGTTGCTAAAGCGTTAGGCGGCTGAATCAGGTTTAACTGCTGAATCATGTGCTGGAAGCGTTCACGGTCTTC
Above is a window of Psychrobacter sp. FDAARGOS_221 DNA encoding:
- the greA gene encoding transcription elongation factor GreA, which encodes MQRYPMTPQGHAALEAELKELKTVDRPRITAAIAEAREHGDLKENAEYHAAREQQGFCEARIRDIEAKLSGAQVIDPTTLPREGRVVFGVTVVIENLETEEEKRYQIVGDDEADFKNNKISVNSPIARGLIGKEEGDEARIQTPSGVVEFEIVEVVYD